ACGAGGCCCAGTTCGTCGCCGACGAGATCGACCGGCTGACGGATGCCGGTGACGCCAAGGCCGGCGATGTCGCCGTGTTCTACCGCACCAACGCCCAGTCCCGTGTCTTCGAAGAGATCTTCATCCGGGTCGGGCTGCCCTACAAGGTCGTCGGTGGCGTCCGCTTCTACGAGCGCAAGGAGGTCCGCGACGTCCTCGCGTACCTGCGGGTGCTCGCCAACCCCGAGGACACCGTCCCGCTCCGCCGCATCCTGAACGTCCCCAAGCGCGGCATCGGCGACCGCGCCGAGGCGATGATCGACGCCCTGTCGCTGCGCGAGAAGATCACCTTCCCGCAGGCGCTGCGCCGGGTCGACGAGGCGTACGGCATGGCGGCCCGCTCCGCCAACGCCGTCAAGCGCTTCAACGTCCTCATGGAGGAGCTCCGCACCATCGTCGAGTCCAAGGCCGGACCCGCCACGATCCTGGAAGCGGTCCTGGAGCGCACGGGCTACCTCGCCGAACTCCAGGCCTCCACCGACCCGCAGGACGAGACCCGGATCGAGAACCTCCAGGAACTCGCCGCCGTGGCCCTGGAGTTCGAGCAGGAGCGCGGCGAAGACAATCCCGGCACGCTCTCCGACTTCCTGGAGCAGGTCGCGCTGGTCGCCGACTCCGACCAGATCCCGGACGAGGACGAGGAGGGCAGCGGCGTGATCACCCTCATGACGCTGCACACCGCCAAGGGCCTGGAATTCCCGACGGTCTTCCTGACCGGCCTGGAGGACGGCGTCTTCCCGCACATGCGCTCCCTGGGCCAGACCAAGGAGCTGGAGGAGGAGCGCCGGCTGGCCTATGTCGGCATCACCCGCGCCCGCGAGCGGCTCTACGTCACCCGCTCGACGATGCGCAGCGCCTGGGGCCAGCCCTCGTACAACCCGCCCTCCCGGTTCCTGGAGGAGATTCCGGGCGACTACGTGGAGTGGAAGCGGACGGGCCCGGCGACGCCGTCCGCGTCGATGGGCGGTATGTCGGCGGGCGGCGGAGGCGGCGGCTTCGGCGGCGCACTGTCGTCGTCGCGCGCCAAGGGCCCGAGCGGCTTTGCGACCCGTCGCGCCAGCGACCGTCCGGTGGTTGCGCTGACCATCGGCGACCGCGTCACCCACGACAGCTTCGGGCTCGGCACGGTCGTCGGCGTCAAGGGCGGCGGCGACAACGCCGAGGCGACGATCGACTTCGGCGGCGAGAAGCCGAAGCGGCTGCTGCTGCGGTATGCGCCGGTGGAGAAGCTGTAACGGGAGCCGTGCGGGCCGGGTGACGGGATCCGTCACCCGGCGGGGACGGCGGTCAGTTCGGGTCGAGGTCGTGGCCGCGCAGCCACGGCAGCGGGTCGACCGCGGAGCCGCCGCCGGGGCGCACCTCGAAGTGCAGATGCGGGCCCGTGGAGTTGCCGGAGTTGCCCGAATAGGCAATCTGATCCCCGGCCTTGACCGACCCGGACCGGATCTTGGTGCTGCTCAGATGGCAGTACCACGTCTCGGTGCCGTCGGGTGCCGTCACGATCGCCATATTGCCGTAGGCGGAGTTCCACTGCGTGCGGACGGTGCCGTCGGTGGCGGACATGACCGGGGTGCCGTAGCTGACCGGGAAGTCGATGCCGGTGTGCACGGACATCCAGTTCACGCCGGCCTGGCCGAAGGTGGCGCTCAGTCCGTGCTGCTTGACCGGCAGCACGAACTTGGGGCGCATGGCCTCCTTGCGGGCCGCCTCCTTCGCCTTGCGCTCACGCTCCAGCGCCTGGCGCTCCTTGAGGTCGATCCGCTCCTGGGTGCGGCTGGCCCGGTCGCGGAAGTCGTCGGCGCTGGCGCTGAGTCCGGCGAGCTGGGTGTCGAGCTTGTTGTTGGCCGCGGACGGCTTGACGGCCTCGGTGTCGGGCGCGGCCTGGGCGGTCGCTTCGCCCTTGTCGTCGCCGGTGATGCCGGTGACGGACGCGGCGGCCACGGCGCACACGCCCATGGCGGCGACGGAGGGGACGGCGACGGTCAGCAGCGCCGACCGCTTCACCGGGCGCTTCCGGCCCCGGCCGCGGACGGCCTTTCCGGCAGCCGGCGGGGCGACCCGCCGTCCGGCGGGAGCGGGGGCCGCGGCGGTGACCGGCATGGCCTGCGTCATGGCGTCCGCGACGGCGGCGGCCTCGCTGGTGCCGTCGGCACCGTGGGAGAGACCGTCGTCACCGGAGAAGCCGCCGTCGGTCTCGGGCCGCCCGGCCTCGAAGACGTCGGTGTCGAGCTGATCGGTGTCGAACTGGCCGGTGTCGAACTGGCCTGTGTCGGGCTGACCGGTGTCGGGGTGACCGTTGTCGGGCCGGCCGGTCTCGAAGTGCGGGGTGTCGCCCCACGTGGTGGTGTCCCAGTGGACGGTGTCGGTCGGGGGCGGGCCGGCCTGCGCCGGAATGCCGGCGATCAGGTTGCGGTCCGTGGTCGGCCAGATCGCCGTGGCCTCGAAGCTCGCGGTGTCCTGGAGCGCGGTGTCCTGGAGCGCGGTGGCCTGCTGGCCGAGCGCGTCGAAGGCGCCGGTGGTGTCGTACGTGCCGGTGGCGTAACTGCCGGTGTCGTACACGCCGGTGGGGTAGCTGCCGGTGTCGTACCCGCCGTGCCCGTAGGCGGTGGCCTCGTAGGCGGCCGACTCGTATGCGGTCGTCGTCTCGTACGCGGGAGCTGCGTAGCCGGCCGCGTCGTGGACCGAGGGCTCGTACGAGGTGTGCGCATAGGGGTCGTAGTCCGCGGCGGCGGAGTGCGGGTCGGCTGCGGCGTAGGCGCCGTTGTCGTATGCACCGGTGTCGTAGGTGCCGGTGTCCCACTGCGTCGAGGCGTATGTGCCGGTGTCGTAGGCGCCGGTGGAATAGCCGTCGCCGTAGCCGTCGGCCGCCGGGTAGGTCCCCGTGTCGTACGCGCCGGTGTGGAAGGTGCCCGTGCCGTACGCGCTCATGCCGTAGGCGCCCGCGCTGTGGGTGCCGGTGTCGTACATCCCGGTGTCATAGGTGCCGGTGTCGTACATACCGGTCTCGTACGAGCTGGGAAGCGAGCCGAAGAGGGGGTCGCCGTCGCCGTATTCGGCGCTGCCCGTGGGGGATTGCTGCTGCCCGTAGGAGTCGTAGGCCGGATAGTGCGCATACGAGGCGTCGGAAGCGGAGCCGGTCGGGAGCTGAGCCCCCGATGGGTGACGGTCGTTCACCAACTTCTCTTTCGCCTCGGCAGCAGGAGAATTAGCGGCGACTGTACCCGGCGGTACGCGGCGGCGACAATCTTCAACAGGTTTTGGGCTCGGCGAGACCGGGCATTTGGCCGCCTTTCGGCAGTACCCATGCGAGCTCTTGGCGCCCCGTTCGATGTTTGTTCGATCGCGCGTCAAGATCACGTCGCCTGTGCGGCGCGGATTCGACGTCGCGCGGGACCGGCCGGCGGGTGTCGCGAGCGGCCGGGGTCAGGCCACCGAGATGACGTCCGCGGCCCCTTCCGCCGCCTCGGCCGAGGTCAGCGCTTCACGTATGCCGGCGGCGACGACCCCGTTGACCGGTAGGGCGAGATGTCCGACACCGGCGACATGAACGTTGTGCGCGAGCAAATCCGGGTGGTCGATTCTGGCCGTCGTCGCGGGAACCATCACCTGGTCCTCGTCGCTCCAGAAAGCGACAAATTGTGTCCGGCAATTCGGCGCCGGACGTGACAACTCCGCAATCACCTCGGAGTCGGGCCGCATCTGGCGGACGATCGGGTGCGCCGACATCAGGGGCGCGACACGGGTACCGGAGTGCGGGGTGCCGAGCGTGACCGCCACACGGACCCGGGCGTCGCCGCCGAGCCGCTGCACGTAATAGCGGGCGATCAGCCCGCCCAGGCTGTGGCCCACGATGTCCACCCGGCGATGACCGGTCCGCGCGCACACCTCTTCCACATGGCGGTTCAGCAGCTCCGCGGCCTTACGGAGATCGCAGGTCAGCGGGGAGTAGTTGAGGGCCTCGACATGGCGCCAGCCGTGCCGGTGCAACGAGCGGCGCAGCAGCAGGAAGACGGAGCGGTTGTCGATGAAGCCGTGCAGGAGGAGGACCGGCGGATGGGCGCGGCCCTCGGTCGGCAGCAGTGACGGCGTGCCGGGGGCGGGCTGCCTGGCCTCGCGTGCCGGGTGCCCGTCCGGGGGCCCGGCTGCGGGGTGTGGTGCGGGTGCCGGCGCGGGGTGTGGCACGGGTCGTTCCTGCGAGATGCCGGTCGGGTAGAGGAGGAGATGGCCGGCGAGGACGGCCAGCTCCACGACCGTGCTGCGCAGGATCAGGGAGGAGGCTCGGGCGGGGAGCCGGCGGGCGCCCTGGAGTGGTGCGGCGAGAAGGCGCGCGAACAGAAGGGGTGCGGAGAGAAAG
This Streptomyces decoyicus DNA region includes the following protein-coding sequences:
- the pcrA gene encoding DNA helicase PcrA, with amino-acid sequence MSSLFDDSFLADLGHKGEEEHPPPPEDEHGPAPEEIPADLFGGRFDAPAPREAFYRDGAARPALDPATLLEGLNDEQKAAVVHTGGPLLIVAGAGSGKTRVLTHRIAHLLAERHVHPGQILAITFTNKAAGEMKERVEELVGPRANAMWVSTFHSACVRILRRESKKLGFTSSFSIYDAADSKRLMALVCRDLDLDPKRYPPKSFSAKISNLKNELIDEETFAGTAADGFEKTLAEAYAMYQARLREANALDFDDIIMTTVNLLQAFPDVAEHYRRRFRHVLVDEYQDTNHAQYTLVRELVGPAESAAELCVVGDADQSIYAFRGATIRNILQFEEDYPDATTILLEQNYRSSQTILSAANAVIERNENRRPKNLWTDAGAGPKITGYVADTEHDEAQFVADEIDRLTDAGDAKAGDVAVFYRTNAQSRVFEEIFIRVGLPYKVVGGVRFYERKEVRDVLAYLRVLANPEDTVPLRRILNVPKRGIGDRAEAMIDALSLREKITFPQALRRVDEAYGMAARSANAVKRFNVLMEELRTIVESKAGPATILEAVLERTGYLAELQASTDPQDETRIENLQELAAVALEFEQERGEDNPGTLSDFLEQVALVADSDQIPDEDEEGSGVITLMTLHTAKGLEFPTVFLTGLEDGVFPHMRSLGQTKELEEERRLAYVGITRARERLYVTRSTMRSAWGQPSYNPPSRFLEEIPGDYVEWKRTGPATPSASMGGMSAGGGGGGFGGALSSSRAKGPSGFATRRASDRPVVALTIGDRVTHDSFGLGTVVGVKGGGDNAEATIDFGGEKPKRLLLRYAPVEKL
- a CDS encoding esterase/lipase family protein yields the protein MQALPFLSAPLLFARLLAAPLQGARRLPARASSLILRSTVVELAVLAGHLLLYPTGISQERPVPHPAPAPAPHPAAGPPDGHPAREARQPAPGTPSLLPTEGRAHPPVLLLHGFIDNRSVFLLLRRSLHRHGWRHVEALNYSPLTCDLRKAAELLNRHVEEVCARTGHRRVDIVGHSLGGLIARYYVQRLGGDARVRVAVTLGTPHSGTRVAPLMSAHPIVRQMRPDSEVIAELSRPAPNCRTQFVAFWSDEDQVMVPATTARIDHPDLLAHNVHVAGVGHLALPVNGVVAAGIREALTSAEAAEGAADVISVA
- a CDS encoding M23 family metallopeptidase; translation: MNDRHPSGAQLPTGSASDASYAHYPAYDSYGQQQSPTGSAEYGDGDPLFGSLPSSYETGMYDTGTYDTGMYDTGTHSAGAYGMSAYGTGTFHTGAYDTGTYPAADGYGDGYSTGAYDTGTYASTQWDTGTYDTGAYDNGAYAAADPHSAAADYDPYAHTSYEPSVHDAAGYAAPAYETTTAYESAAYEATAYGHGGYDTGSYPTGVYDTGSYATGTYDTTGAFDALGQQATALQDTALQDTASFEATAIWPTTDRNLIAGIPAQAGPPPTDTVHWDTTTWGDTPHFETGRPDNGHPDTGQPDTGQFDTGQFDTDQLDTDVFEAGRPETDGGFSGDDGLSHGADGTSEAAAVADAMTQAMPVTAAAPAPAGRRVAPPAAGKAVRGRGRKRPVKRSALLTVAVPSVAAMGVCAVAAASVTGITGDDKGEATAQAAPDTEAVKPSAANNKLDTQLAGLSASADDFRDRASRTQERIDLKERQALERERKAKEAARKEAMRPKFVLPVKQHGLSATFGQAGVNWMSVHTGIDFPVSYGTPVMSATDGTVRTQWNSAYGNMAIVTAPDGTETWYCHLSSTKIRSGSVKAGDQIAYSGNSGNSTGPHLHFEVRPGGGSAVDPLPWLRGHDLDPN